In the Bacillus shivajii genome, one interval contains:
- the topA gene encoding type I DNA topoisomerase yields MSDYLVIVESPAKAKTIGKYLGKKYSVKASMGHVIDLPKSQMGVDVESDYTPKYITIRGKGPILKELKAAAKKAKKVYLAADPDREGEAIAWHLAGSLNIDKRSKCRVVFNEITKQAIKDSFKEPRTIDMSLVDAQQARRVLDRLVGYNISPLLWKKVKKGLSAGRVQSVAVKMIIDRENEIKNFEPEEYWSIEANFMKDGNPFEAKFVAVDNKKKDLKSQQDVNDVLQKLSGDDFEIKEVKRKERKRNPVVPFTTSSLQQEAARKLNYRAKKTMMLAQQLYEGIDLGKEGTVGLITYMRTDSTRLSETAQQEAKEYIETNYGKEYYNPNKAKTKQNQKTQDAHEAIRPTSVMKDPKTVKQYLSRDQLRLYKLIWERMVASQMAPAVMDTMSVDLDNNGVIFRANGSKLKFPGFMKVYIEGNDDGKKEEDRLLPDMEKGESAKAEKIDPNQHFTQPPPRYTEARLVKTMEELGIGRPSTYAPTLDTIQRRGYVALEEKRFVPTELGEIVLELIQEFFPEILNVEFTAKMENDLDSIEEGNENWVQVIDTFYRDFEKRLKIAEEEMEEVEIKDEPAGEDCEKCGHEMVYKMGRFGKFMACSNFPDCRNTKAIVKEIGVKCPTCNEGNIVERKSKKRRIFYGCDRYPDCEFISWDKPISRKCPKCESMLVEKKSKKGVHVQCSSCDYKEEKN; encoded by the coding sequence ATGTCCGATTACTTAGTGATCGTGGAATCGCCCGCTAAAGCGAAAACAATTGGAAAATATTTAGGGAAGAAATATTCAGTAAAAGCATCTATGGGACATGTTATTGACTTGCCTAAAAGTCAGATGGGTGTCGATGTAGAGTCAGATTACACGCCTAAATATATAACAATTCGCGGTAAAGGGCCGATATTAAAAGAACTAAAAGCAGCAGCTAAAAAAGCAAAGAAAGTCTATCTCGCTGCCGACCCGGATCGTGAAGGGGAAGCAATTGCATGGCATTTAGCCGGTAGCTTAAATATAGATAAACGCTCAAAATGTCGTGTTGTTTTTAATGAGATTACAAAACAAGCAATAAAAGATTCATTCAAAGAACCACGAACGATTGATATGAGTTTAGTGGATGCACAACAAGCTCGTCGTGTTCTAGACCGCCTCGTTGGTTACAACATTAGTCCTTTATTATGGAAGAAAGTGAAAAAAGGGCTGAGTGCTGGTCGTGTACAATCTGTCGCTGTAAAAATGATTATTGATCGCGAAAATGAAATTAAGAATTTTGAACCTGAAGAATATTGGTCAATTGAAGCAAACTTTATGAAAGATGGAAATCCTTTTGAAGCTAAGTTTGTAGCTGTTGATAATAAAAAGAAAGATTTAAAGTCTCAACAAGATGTTAATGATGTATTACAAAAACTTTCAGGCGATGACTTTGAAATAAAAGAAGTTAAAAGGAAAGAAAGAAAACGAAATCCTGTTGTTCCTTTTACAACGTCATCACTTCAACAAGAAGCTGCAAGAAAGCTTAATTATCGTGCAAAGAAAACGATGATGCTCGCACAACAACTATACGAAGGGATTGACCTCGGAAAAGAAGGAACGGTCGGTTTAATTACGTATATGAGAACTGACTCAACGAGGCTCTCTGAAACAGCGCAACAAGAAGCGAAAGAATATATTGAAACAAATTATGGGAAAGAATATTATAACCCAAATAAAGCGAAGACGAAGCAGAATCAAAAGACACAAGACGCCCATGAGGCAATTCGTCCAACTTCTGTAATGAAAGATCCCAAAACAGTAAAGCAATACTTAAGCAGAGATCAATTGAGACTATATAAACTCATTTGGGAGCGAATGGTTGCAAGTCAAATGGCACCTGCTGTCATGGATACGATGTCCGTTGACTTAGACAACAATGGTGTCATTTTCCGAGCGAATGGGTCTAAGTTGAAATTCCCTGGGTTTATGAAAGTATATATTGAAGGGAATGACGACGGGAAGAAAGAAGAAGACCGCCTTCTCCCAGACATGGAAAAAGGAGAGTCAGCTAAAGCGGAAAAAATTGATCCAAACCAGCACTTTACTCAACCACCGCCACGATACACTGAAGCAAGGTTAGTAAAAACAATGGAAGAGCTTGGTATTGGTAGACCTTCTACATACGCTCCAACATTGGATACAATCCAAAGAAGAGGATATGTCGCACTTGAAGAAAAACGTTTTGTACCTACAGAGCTAGGGGAAATCGTTTTAGAGCTTATTCAAGAATTCTTCCCTGAAATCTTAAATGTAGAGTTCACGGCAAAAATGGAAAATGATTTAGACTCAATTGAAGAAGGTAATGAAAATTGGGTTCAGGTTATTGATACGTTTTATCGTGACTTCGAAAAACGCCTGAAAATAGCAGAAGAGGAAATGGAAGAAGTAGAAATTAAAGATGAACCAGCTGGAGAAGACTGTGAAAAGTGCGGCCACGAAATGGTTTATAAGATGGGACGGTTTGGAAAGTTCATGGCTTGTTCTAACTTTCCGGATTGCCGAAATACGAAAGCTATTGTTAAAGAAATCGGTGTAAAGTGCCCTACTTGTAACGAAGGAAACATTGTTGAGCGTAAAAGTAAAAAGCGTCGAATCTTTTACGGGTGTGACCGTTACCCAGACTGCGAGTTTATTTCATGGGATAAACCGATCTCAAGGAAATGTCCAAAGTGTGAAAGTATGCTAGTCGAGAAGAAATCGAAAAAAGGTGTACACGTCCAATGTTCATCTTGTGATTACAAAGAAGAGAAAAATTAA
- the dprA gene encoding DNA-processing protein DprA has protein sequence MNTSYERLLHLHYCSYGSFKLIKKIFDKDPEFKQIYEMSPKEVELHYGATYKQSTVLLQNMKRFTIEKVKKNLQERNIHVTTIFQRDYPPLLKQIYDPPWVLYYQGDLSILHNFLPISVVGTRHPSKYAYYELKQLIKPLIEHGFIIISGLALGIDKFSHEIAMNDNGKTAAVCAFGFENVYPRSNLSLFDSLKQSQLVISEYPPYVQPKKWHFPERNRIISGLSMCTLIVEAKEKSGSLITADLAMQQNRDVLALPGRLSQRESVGTNRLIQQGAKLILSVEDILEEYF, from the coding sequence ATGAACACTTCTTATGAAAGACTCCTTCACCTTCACTACTGTAGTTATGGAAGCTTTAAATTAATAAAAAAAATCTTTGACAAAGACCCTGAATTTAAACAAATTTATGAAATGTCACCAAAAGAAGTTGAGCTGCATTATGGAGCCACTTATAAGCAATCTACGGTCTTATTACAAAATATGAAACGTTTTACGATTGAAAAAGTTAAAAAAAACTTACAAGAACGAAATATTCATGTAACGACAATTTTTCAACGAGATTACCCACCATTATTAAAGCAAATATATGATCCACCTTGGGTTCTTTATTATCAAGGAGACCTCTCTATTTTACACAACTTTCTCCCTATAAGCGTTGTAGGAACGAGACATCCATCAAAATATGCTTATTATGAATTAAAACAACTTATCAAACCATTAATCGAACATGGTTTTATTATCATTAGCGGACTTGCTTTAGGAATTGATAAGTTTTCACATGAAATTGCAATGAACGATAACGGCAAGACAGCGGCAGTTTGTGCTTTCGGATTTGAAAATGTCTACCCACGTTCCAACCTCTCCTTATTTGACTCGTTAAAGCAATCACAGTTAGTCATTTCTGAATATCCCCCTTATGTCCAACCGAAAAAGTGGCACTTCCCTGAACGAAACCGAATCATTAGTGGTTTATCAATGTGCACGTTAATTGTAGAAGCGAAAGAAAAGAGTGGATCATTAATTACCGCAGACTTAGCTATGCAGCAAAATAGAGATGTTCTCGCATTACCAGGACGTTTATCACAAAGAGAGTCTGTAGGTACAAACCGACTTATCCAGCAAGGAGCAAAACTTATTTTATCTGTAGAAGATATTTTGGAGGAATATTTTTAG
- the sucD gene encoding succinate--CoA ligase subunit alpha — translation MSILINKDTKVIVQGITGATGLFHTKQAIEYGTQIVGGVTPGKGGTEVEGIPVFDTVSDAVEKTGANASVVYVPPAFAADAIMEAADSGIDLVITITEGIPVTDMIKVKRYLEGKETRLVGPNCPGVITPEECKIGIMPGYIHKKGHVGVVSRSGTLTYEAVHQLSTEGIGQSSAVGIGGDPVNGTDFIDVLKLFNEDPDTHAVIMIGEIGGTAEEEAAEWIKANMTKPVVGFIGGQTAPPGKRMGHAGAIISGGKGTAAEKIKTLESCGVKVAETPAVMGDTLISVLKDQGIFEKCVTHK, via the coding sequence ATGAGCATCTTGATCAATAAAGATACAAAAGTCATTGTTCAAGGGATTACTGGAGCAACTGGCTTATTCCATACGAAACAAGCGATTGAATATGGAACGCAAATTGTTGGTGGTGTTACTCCTGGTAAAGGCGGCACCGAAGTAGAAGGGATCCCAGTATTCGACACAGTGTCTGACGCTGTCGAAAAAACAGGTGCGAACGCTTCTGTCGTTTATGTTCCACCTGCATTTGCAGCAGATGCAATTATGGAAGCGGCTGATTCGGGAATCGATTTAGTTATCACAATTACTGAAGGAATCCCTGTTACTGATATGATTAAAGTTAAGCGTTACCTTGAAGGTAAAGAAACACGTTTAGTAGGGCCAAACTGTCCAGGTGTTATCACACCAGAAGAGTGTAAAATTGGAATTATGCCAGGTTACATTCATAAAAAAGGACACGTTGGAGTTGTTTCTCGTTCTGGTACATTAACTTACGAAGCTGTACACCAACTATCAACAGAAGGAATCGGTCAGTCATCAGCTGTTGGAATCGGTGGTGACCCTGTAAACGGAACAGACTTCATTGACGTATTAAAGCTATTCAATGAAGATCCGGACACACATGCTGTCATCATGATCGGTGAGATCGGTGGTACTGCAGAGGAAGAAGCTGCTGAATGGATTAAAGCTAATATGACAAAACCTGTTGTAGGCTTTATTGGCGGTCAAACAGCACCTCCTGGAAAGCGTATGGGACACGCAGGTGCGATTATTTCCGGAGGGAAAGGTACTGCTGCAGAGAAGATTAAAACGCTTGAAAGCTGTGGTGTGAAAGTAGCTGAAACACCTGCGGTAATGGGAGATACGTTAATTTCTGTTCTTAAAGATCAAGGAATTTTTGAAAAGTGCGTTACACATAAATAA
- the sucC gene encoding ADP-forming succinate--CoA ligase subunit beta, with amino-acid sequence MNIHEYQGKEILRSYGVAVPNGKVAFTVEDAVEAAQSLGTDVNVVKAQIHAGGRGKAGGVKVAKNLDEVRTYADEILGKTLVTHQTGPEGKEVKRLLIEEGCDIKNEYYVGLVVDRATSKVVMMASEEGGTEIEEVAEETPEKIFKEVVDPVTGLMPYQARRLAFNINIPKEQVKDAVKFMMGLYKVFVEKDCSIAEINPLVTTGDGKVMALDAKLNFDSNALYRQKDILEYRDLDEEDPKEIEASKYDLSYISLDGNIGCMVNGAGLAMATMDIIKHYNGDPANFLDVGGGATTEKVTEAFKIILSDESVKGIYVNIFGGIMKCDVIAEGVVAATKQVGLEIPLVVRLEGTNVELGKQILEESGLNITAADSMADGAEKIVSLVKA; translated from the coding sequence ATGAATATCCATGAGTATCAAGGTAAAGAAATCTTAAGAAGCTACGGTGTAGCCGTTCCTAATGGAAAGGTAGCATTTACTGTAGAAGATGCAGTAGAAGCAGCACAATCTTTAGGAACTGATGTAAACGTTGTCAAAGCACAAATCCACGCAGGTGGTCGTGGAAAAGCTGGTGGGGTAAAGGTTGCTAAGAATTTAGACGAAGTTCGTACATATGCCGATGAAATTTTAGGCAAAACCTTAGTAACACATCAAACTGGACCAGAAGGTAAAGAAGTTAAGCGTTTACTAATTGAAGAAGGTTGCGACATCAAAAACGAATACTATGTCGGTCTAGTTGTTGACCGTGCAACTTCTAAAGTTGTCATGATGGCATCTGAAGAAGGTGGTACAGAGATCGAGGAAGTAGCTGAAGAAACTCCTGAGAAAATTTTCAAGGAAGTAGTCGACCCTGTTACAGGCCTAATGCCTTATCAAGCACGTCGATTAGCTTTTAACATCAACATCCCTAAAGAGCAAGTCAAAGACGCTGTGAAATTTATGATGGGTCTTTATAAAGTATTTGTCGAAAAGGATTGCTCAATTGCAGAAATCAACCCGCTTGTCACTACTGGAGACGGTAAAGTAATGGCTCTTGATGCAAAGTTAAACTTCGACTCAAACGCATTATATCGTCAAAAAGATATTCTAGAATATCGTGATTTAGACGAAGAAGATCCAAAAGAGATTGAAGCTTCGAAGTATGACCTAAGCTATATCTCATTAGATGGAAATATTGGATGTATGGTTAATGGTGCAGGTCTTGCCATGGCAACGATGGACATCATTAAACATTACAATGGCGATCCAGCCAACTTCTTAGATGTTGGTGGAGGCGCAACAACAGAAAAAGTAACAGAAGCATTTAAAATTATCCTTTCTGATGAGAGCGTAAAAGGAATTTACGTCAATATCTTCGGTGGAATTATGAAGTGTGATGTTATTGCCGAAGGTGTTGTAGCAGCGACTAAACAAGTTGGTTTAGAAATTCCACTAGTTGTTCGTTTAGAAGGAACGAACGTAGAATTAGGAAAACAAATCCTAGAGGAATCTGGATTGAATATTACTGCAGCTGACTCAATGGCAGACGGTGCAGAAAAAATCGTTTCACTAGTTAAAGCGTAA
- a CDS encoding small, acid-soluble spore protein, alpha/beta type has translation MDKRSKLVVDGVEDYMNQYRAEVAQEFGIFHSATQNDQQGKIGSATRKILQQKEEK, from the coding sequence GTGGATAAACGGTCGAAACTAGTTGTTGATGGTGTAGAAGACTATATGAACCAATATCGTGCAGAGGTCGCACAAGAATTTGGGATCTTCCACAGTGCGACGCAAAACGATCAGCAAGGAAAAATAGGCTCTGCTACACGAAAAATATTACAACAAAAAGAAGAAAAATAA
- a CDS encoding EscU/YscU/HrcU family type III secretion system export apparatus switch protein, whose protein sequence is MSGSNKQNKDIVNKRAIALGYDHEIHDAPKVKAKGKGYVAEEIIKRAKESDVPIQEDRSLIELLSQLEINESIPAELYEVVAEIFAFIYALDREKRGKNS, encoded by the coding sequence ATGAGTGGGTCAAACAAGCAGAATAAAGATATCGTAAATAAGCGAGCCATCGCTTTAGGATATGACCATGAAATTCATGACGCCCCAAAGGTCAAGGCGAAAGGAAAAGGTTACGTTGCAGAAGAAATCATAAAAAGGGCTAAAGAAAGTGATGTGCCGATTCAAGAAGACAGGTCACTTATAGAATTATTATCACAACTTGAAATAAACGAAAGTATTCCGGCTGAATTGTATGAAGTTGTTGCTGAAATTTTTGCCTTTATCTATGCTTTAGATCGTGAGAAAAGAGGAAAAAATTCCTAA
- a CDS encoding ribonuclease HII — MKAIYTIKEIKERLLHIKDETDPFLIKVRKDERKGVQTLIRSWEKKREKEREAIKEFEQMKQYEQSLWEQGYQWIGGVDEVGRGPLAGPVVASCVILPKNFYLPGLTDSKKLSKEKREMFYDMIKGNATAVGVGICSAAEIDQFNIYEATKIAMQRAIEETKVNVDYLLLDAINLPISTPQTPLIKGDSKSISIAASSVIAKVTRDRYMEGLGEKYPEYGFENHMGYGTSEHLTALHTHGVVEQEHRQSFSPVKAVVSSS; from the coding sequence ATGAAAGCTATATATACGATTAAAGAAATAAAAGAACGGTTACTACATATTAAAGATGAAACAGATCCGTTTTTAATAAAAGTAAGAAAAGATGAACGTAAAGGTGTTCAAACATTGATCAGATCATGGGAGAAAAAAAGAGAAAAAGAACGCGAAGCAATAAAAGAATTTGAACAAATGAAACAATATGAACAATCTTTATGGGAACAAGGGTATCAATGGATCGGTGGTGTTGACGAGGTTGGTCGTGGCCCACTAGCAGGTCCAGTCGTTGCATCTTGCGTCATTTTACCAAAGAACTTTTATTTACCTGGATTAACAGATTCTAAGAAACTATCGAAAGAGAAGCGAGAAATGTTTTACGATATGATCAAAGGCAATGCAACTGCTGTTGGAGTTGGTATTTGCTCAGCAGCAGAAATTGATCAATTTAATATTTATGAAGCGACTAAAATAGCGATGCAAAGAGCGATTGAAGAGACAAAGGTAAATGTTGATTATTTATTATTAGATGCGATCAACTTGCCTATATCAACACCACAAACGCCTCTTATTAAAGGTGATTCAAAAAGTATTAGTATTGCAGCGAGTTCTGTAATCGCCAAGGTCACTAGAGATCGCTATATGGAAGGTTTAGGGGAAAAGTACCCGGAGTATGGCTTTGAGAATCATATGGGGTATGGAACGAGTGAACATTTAACGGCTCTCCATACACATGGCGTTGTGGAGCAAGAGCACCGACAATCTTTTTCCCCAGTGAAAGCAGTAGTATCTTCATCTTAA
- the ylqF gene encoding ribosome biogenesis GTPase YlqF, with the protein MTIQWYPGHMAKARREATEKIKLIDVVIELLDARIPLSSRNPVIDEIAGEKPRLIILNKSDLADPAKTDQWISYFENEGHSVVVVDSQKGKGIKSISEKVQLLAKPITDKMIAKGMNPRAIRALILGIPNVGKSTLINRLANKKIAKIGDKPGVTKAQQWIKVGKEMELLDTPGILWPKFEDQAVGYRLALTGAIKEEIFDFQDTTVFLLRYLSKEYPRKLEERYGITHIPEDIVDLFDVIGKKRGCLVSGGHIDYDRVSEIVFRDFRTGKLGTITLETP; encoded by the coding sequence ATGACCATTCAGTGGTATCCAGGTCATATGGCCAAAGCGAGAAGAGAAGCAACAGAAAAAATCAAATTGATTGATGTCGTTATCGAGTTACTTGATGCAAGAATACCACTTTCTTCAAGAAATCCAGTTATAGATGAGATTGCTGGTGAAAAACCACGCTTAATTATCCTTAATAAATCTGACTTAGCTGATCCGGCAAAAACAGATCAATGGATCTCATATTTTGAAAATGAGGGACACTCTGTTGTTGTAGTTGATTCACAAAAAGGGAAGGGAATCAAAAGTATTTCTGAAAAAGTTCAGTTATTAGCTAAGCCAATAACTGATAAAATGATTGCTAAAGGAATGAATCCTCGTGCGATTCGTGCTCTTATATTAGGGATACCAAATGTTGGTAAATCCACACTTATAAATCGATTAGCGAATAAAAAGATAGCCAAAATTGGTGATAAGCCAGGAGTGACAAAGGCACAACAATGGATTAAAGTCGGCAAAGAAATGGAACTTCTTGATACTCCCGGTATTCTTTGGCCCAAATTTGAAGATCAAGCTGTCGGCTATAGACTTGCTCTTACTGGTGCAATCAAAGAAGAAATTTTCGATTTCCAAGATACGACTGTATTTTTGCTTCGTTATTTAAGTAAAGAATATCCAAGAAAATTGGAAGAGAGATACGGTATTACGCACATTCCTGAGGATATCGTTGACCTTTTCGATGTAATAGGAAAAAAAAGAGGTTGCCTTGTTTCAGGGGGACACATTGATTATGACCGTGTGTCTGAGATTGTTTTCCGTGATTTTCGAACAGGAAAACTCGGTACAATCACATTAGAAACTCCATAA
- the lepB gene encoding signal peptidase I, with protein sequence MAKSESWEWLKAIVVALLLAVVIRFFFFAPIVVDGQSMMPTLDHNDRMIVNKIGYNIGEPDRFDIIVFHAPHNKDYIKRVIGLPGDTVSYENDVLYVNGEPLDEPYLEEYKESASKLPFTQDFSLEDVTDYEKVPENHLFVLGDNRQHSKDSRHIGMVHYDEVVGKANFVFWPFSEVRLVN encoded by the coding sequence ATGGCAAAATCAGAATCGTGGGAATGGTTAAAAGCAATCGTTGTCGCCTTGCTCTTAGCAGTCGTCATTCGATTTTTCTTCTTTGCACCGATCGTCGTTGACGGCCAATCAATGATGCCGACTTTAGATCATAATGACAGAATGATTGTAAATAAAATTGGTTATAACATAGGGGAGCCAGATAGATTTGATATTATCGTTTTCCATGCTCCTCATAATAAAGATTATATTAAACGTGTGATTGGATTACCAGGAGATACGGTTTCATATGAAAACGATGTTTTATATGTAAATGGGGAGCCATTAGATGAGCCTTATTTAGAAGAATATAAAGAGAGTGCATCAAAGCTTCCTTTTACACAAGACTTTAGTTTAGAAGATGTCACAGATTATGAAAAAGTCCCAGAAAATCATTTGTTTGTCTTAGGAGATAATCGTCAACATAGTAAAGATAGTCGTCATATCGGTATGGTACATTATGATGAAGTAGTAGGGAAGGCAAACTTTGTATTTTGGCCTTTTTCTGAGGTGCGCTTAGTTAACTAG
- the rplS gene encoding 50S ribosomal protein L19, which yields MEQIIRDLTKEQLKSDLPEFRAGDTVRVHVKVVEGTRERIQVFEGVVIKRRGTGISETFTVRKISYGVGVERTFPVHSPRIDKLEVTRRGKVRRAKLYYLRALRGKAARIKER from the coding sequence ATGGAACAAATCATTCGCGATCTTACAAAAGAACAATTGAAGTCTGATTTACCAGAGTTCCGTGCTGGAGACACTGTACGTGTACACGTGAAAGTTGTTGAAGGAACACGCGAACGTATCCAGGTATTCGAAGGTGTTGTTATTAAGCGCCGTGGTACTGGAATCAGCGAAACATTCACTGTTCGTAAAATTTCTTACGGTGTTGGAGTGGAACGTACATTCCCGGTTCACTCTCCACGTATCGATAAGTTAGAAGTAACTCGTCGTGGTAAAGTACGCCGTGCGAAGCTATATTACTTACGTGCACTACGTGGTAAAGCAGCTCGTATTAAAGAAAGATAA
- the trmD gene encoding tRNA (guanosine(37)-N1)-methyltransferase TrmD: MKISILTLFPEMFTGVFQQSILKQAQDRGVITYDVKNFREYTKDKHNRVDDYPYGGGGGMVLTPQPLFDAVEATKTNNDSEKPPRIVLLCPQGDRYDQKKAEEFAQEDHLILICGHYEGYDERIREHLITDEVSIGDYVLTGGEIGAMVITDSVTRLLPGALGNDTSAITDSYSTGLLEYPHYTRPKEFKGYKVPDVLMSGHHGKIDEWRREQALKRTYERRPDLLEEVELSDKDQKYLSTLQSKTKK, encoded by the coding sequence ATGAAGATATCAATATTAACATTGTTTCCTGAAATGTTCACTGGTGTTTTTCAACAATCAATATTAAAGCAGGCGCAAGATCGTGGGGTAATCACGTATGACGTGAAAAACTTTCGTGAATATACGAAAGATAAACATAATCGTGTTGATGATTACCCATATGGTGGTGGAGGGGGAATGGTTTTAACTCCACAGCCACTTTTTGATGCGGTTGAAGCGACGAAAACAAATAATGATTCGGAAAAACCACCAAGAATTGTTCTTCTATGTCCTCAAGGAGACCGTTATGACCAAAAGAAAGCGGAAGAATTTGCACAGGAAGATCATCTTATCCTAATTTGTGGTCATTATGAAGGGTACGATGAAAGAATTCGCGAGCACCTTATTACTGATGAAGTTTCCATCGGTGATTATGTGTTAACTGGAGGGGAAATAGGAGCGATGGTCATCACTGATAGTGTGACTAGACTCCTACCCGGTGCATTAGGAAACGATACGTCAGCGATTACTGATTCATATAGTACAGGACTTCTCGAATATCCGCATTATACAAGACCTAAAGAATTTAAAGGTTATAAAGTTCCGGATGTTCTTATGTCGGGTCACCATGGAAAAATTGACGAGTGGCGGCGTGAACAAGCTTTAAAACGCACGTATGAACGCAGACCTGACCTTTTAGAGGAAGTAGAATTATCCGATAAAGATCAAAAGTATTTATCAACATTGCAAAGCAAAACGAAAAAATAG
- the rimM gene encoding ribosome maturation factor RimM (Essential for efficient processing of 16S rRNA) — MTDWLNVGKIVNTHGIRGEVRVISRTDFPETRYAPGSKLYIYDGAKEHKPVIVKTWRKHKQFDLLSFEGFDNVNEVEKYKDKLLKVKIDDLDDDMYEGEYYYHEIIGLSVYTDTGTYIGKVKEILSPGANDVWVVKSSEAKKEILLPYIDDVIKSVDLDEEKVVIHPMEGLLDE, encoded by the coding sequence ATGACTGATTGGTTAAATGTTGGGAAAATCGTTAATACACACGGCATTCGCGGTGAAGTACGTGTTATATCACGAACGGATTTTCCTGAAACGCGCTATGCTCCTGGGAGTAAATTATATATTTATGATGGCGCTAAAGAACATAAACCAGTCATTGTTAAGACTTGGCGGAAACATAAGCAATTTGACTTACTTAGTTTCGAGGGATTTGACAATGTCAATGAAGTAGAAAAATATAAGGACAAGCTGCTGAAAGTAAAGATTGATGATCTCGACGATGATATGTATGAAGGTGAATATTATTATCATGAGATTATTGGCCTAAGTGTCTACACAGATACTGGAACTTATATAGGAAAAGTAAAAGAAATTCTTTCACCAGGGGCTAATGATGTATGGGTTGTAAAATCTTCTGAAGCTAAAAAGGAAATTCTACTTCCATATATTGATGATGTAATCAAAAGTGTAGACTTAGATGAAGAGAAAGTTGTGATTCACCCAATGGAAGGGTTGCTAGATGAATGA
- a CDS encoding YlqD family protein, with product MEIIKKVVVKQILTDGSKKRLTEQFLSKQYQLNKEIQQLEFVLHKKQKEHKNNPKYQASLKESFNREVAKRKERLRQIELKLGQLESLDLGAEVREGVIQMIEQVEEGDNWEEIMKGTEIVIKDGVVHELRQGGMEDD from the coding sequence GTGGAGATTATTAAAAAAGTAGTAGTAAAGCAGATATTAACGGATGGTAGTAAAAAAAGATTAACAGAACAGTTTTTAAGTAAACAATATCAACTAAATAAAGAAATCCAGCAGCTAGAATTCGTCCTACATAAAAAACAAAAGGAACATAAAAATAATCCGAAATACCAAGCATCTCTAAAAGAAAGCTTTAATCGTGAAGTAGCAAAACGAAAAGAACGTCTTCGCCAAATTGAACTAAAGCTCGGTCAGTTAGAATCTTTAGATTTAGGTGCTGAAGTTCGTGAAGGGGTCATTCAAATGATCGAACAGGTTGAAGAAGGAGATAATTGGGAAGAAATTATGAAAGGCACAGAAATTGTCATTAAAGACGGTGTTGTTCATGAATTACGCCAAGGAGGCATGGAAGATGACTGA
- a CDS encoding KH domain-containing protein, whose product MKELVESIAKALVDHPDDVRVSETENGRSLTLKLEVHADDMGKVIGKQGRIAKAIRSVVNAAGTNQNKRINLEIG is encoded by the coding sequence ATGAAAGAATTAGTGGAATCTATTGCAAAGGCCCTTGTCGATCATCCAGATGATGTCCGTGTTTCAGAGACTGAAAACGGAAGATCACTCACATTGAAGTTAGAAGTTCACGCGGACGACATGGGGAAAGTGATCGGCAAGCAAGGCCGTATTGCAAAAGCGATTCGTTCAGTTGTGAACGCAGCTGGTACGAATCAAAACAAGCGCATTAATTTAGAAATTGGGTAA
- the rpsP gene encoding 30S ribosomal protein S16 translates to MAVKIRLKRMGAKKSPFYRVVVANSRSPRDGRFIEELGTYNPLKNPVEFNVDEDKALKWMMDGAKPSDTVRNLFSNVGLMEKLHNAKNEK, encoded by the coding sequence ATGGCAGTAAAAATTCGTTTAAAGCGAATGGGAGCAAAGAAATCTCCTTTCTATCGTGTCGTAGTAGCGAACTCTCGCTCACCACGTGATGGTCGTTTTATTGAAGAACTAGGTACTTATAATCCACTTAAAAACCCAGTGGAGTTTAACGTAGATGAAGATAAAGCGTTGAAGTGGATGATGGATGGCGCTAAACCTTCCGACACTGTTCGCAACTTATTCTCAAACGTAGGCTTAATGGAAAAGCTTCACAATGCGAAGAACGAAAAATAA